From the genome of Pseudomonas sp. AB6, one region includes:
- the efeO gene encoding iron uptake system protein EfeO codes for MKKSPFVMMFTLGLLQTPFVFAATAPLDLVGPVSDYKIYVIEQLDILAVDTQKFTDAIKKGDLATARKLYPTTRVSYESIEPVAELFDDLDKSIDSRVDDHADNVDAPDFTGFHRIEYALFAKNTTDGLSDLAEKLNNDIKELQTRAADLTFQPEKVVGGAAALMEEVANTKLSGEEDRYSHTDLYDFEGNVNGAKKIVDLFHAQIEQQDKAFAAKVDKNFASVNKILAKYKTKDGGYETYDKVSAKDRRAMVGPVNTLAEDLSTLRGKLGLN; via the coding sequence ATGAAAAAATCGCCGTTCGTAATGATGTTTACCCTTGGCTTGCTCCAGACTCCATTCGTTTTCGCGGCAACGGCGCCGCTGGATTTGGTGGGGCCTGTTTCCGACTACAAAATCTACGTTATCGAACAGCTGGACATTCTGGCCGTTGATACCCAGAAGTTCACCGACGCCATCAAAAAAGGCGACCTGGCTACCGCCAGGAAGTTGTACCCGACAACCCGCGTTTCGTACGAATCCATAGAGCCTGTCGCCGAACTGTTTGACGACCTCGACAAGTCCATCGACTCTCGTGTCGATGACCACGCTGACAACGTAGATGCCCCCGACTTCACTGGCTTCCACCGCATCGAATATGCCCTGTTTGCCAAGAATACGACCGATGGCCTCAGCGACTTGGCTGAAAAACTGAATAACGACATAAAAGAACTGCAAACCCGCGCAGCCGATCTGACGTTCCAGCCTGAAAAAGTCGTTGGCGGTGCTGCTGCATTAATGGAAGAAGTTGCCAATACCAAGTTGTCTGGCGAAGAAGACCGGTACAGCCACACAGACCTTTATGACTTCGAAGGCAATGTCAACGGGGCGAAAAAAATCGTCGACCTGTTCCACGCGCAAATTGAACAGCAAGACAAGGCCTTCGCTGCCAAGGTCGATAAAAACTTCGCTTCGGTCAATAAAATCCTGGCCAAGTACAAAACAAAGGACGGCGGTTATGAGACGTATGACAAAGTGAGCGCCAAAGACCGTAGGGCAATGGTTGGTCCGGTTAACACCCTTGCAGAAGACCTGTCCACATTACGTGGCAAGTTGGGTCTGAACTAA
- the efeB gene encoding iron uptake transporter deferrochelatase/peroxidase subunit gives MKDLKNTDAPESVQRRRVLMGLGAAGAALAGGSLSGNVLAATQAKVTEAPLSEQTHDHHDFYGRHQTGIVTPRPAAGMLVSFDVLATDREDLERLFRTLNERIAFLMTGGAVPQIDAKFPPTDSGILGPVVTPDNLTVTVSVGASLFDGRFGLAAIKPRRLIEMVGFPNDALEPDCCHGDLSIQFCANTPDSNIHALRDIVKNMPDLLSVRWKQEGTVPAQPPLKPGQPAESARNFLGFRDGSANPDSNDQKAMDVLVWVQPDSDEPTWTANGSYQAVRIIRNFVERWDRTPLQEQQTIFGRHKVTGAPLDGKRESDEPQYAADPDGKVTPMDSHIRLANPRTAATERNRILRRPFNYSNGVRKNGQLDMGLLFICYQSDLEKGFISVQTRLNGEPLEEYLKPIGGGYFFTLPGVVSTQDYIGRSLLAASTSAKSA, from the coding sequence ATGAAAGATTTAAAGAACACCGATGCTCCAGAGTCAGTTCAACGCCGCCGAGTGCTTATGGGTCTTGGCGCGGCAGGTGCTGCGTTGGCCGGTGGCAGCTTGAGCGGCAACGTTTTGGCAGCCACTCAGGCAAAAGTGACCGAAGCACCACTCAGCGAGCAGACCCATGATCACCACGACTTCTACGGGCGTCATCAAACCGGAATAGTTACCCCGCGCCCGGCTGCCGGCATGCTGGTGTCGTTCGACGTATTGGCCACTGATCGTGAAGACCTTGAGCGCCTGTTTCGTACGTTGAACGAACGCATCGCATTTCTGATGACCGGTGGCGCCGTGCCTCAGATCGACGCCAAGTTTCCACCCACAGATTCGGGCATCCTCGGCCCGGTGGTGACTCCAGACAACCTGACGGTCACAGTGTCCGTAGGCGCCTCTTTATTCGATGGGCGTTTCGGTCTTGCAGCAATCAAGCCCAGGCGCCTTATTGAAATGGTCGGCTTCCCCAACGACGCTCTGGAACCTGATTGCTGCCATGGTGACCTGAGTATTCAATTCTGCGCCAATACCCCGGACAGCAATATCCACGCCCTGCGCGACATTGTGAAGAACATGCCGGATTTACTGTCAGTGCGTTGGAAGCAGGAAGGTACCGTGCCAGCGCAACCGCCGCTCAAACCGGGCCAACCGGCCGAAAGCGCACGCAACTTTCTCGGTTTTCGCGATGGCTCGGCCAACCCTGATTCCAACGACCAAAAAGCCATGGACGTCCTGGTATGGGTGCAACCCGACTCCGATGAGCCTACTTGGACCGCGAACGGCAGTTACCAAGCAGTTCGGATTATCCGCAACTTCGTTGAACGCTGGGACCGGACGCCGCTGCAGGAACAACAAACGATTTTTGGCCGGCACAAGGTCACCGGCGCCCCTCTGGATGGCAAGCGAGAGAGCGACGAACCTCAATATGCTGCCGACCCCGATGGCAAGGTGACCCCTATGGATTCTCACATCCGTTTGGCTAATCCGCGTACTGCCGCTACCGAACGCAATCGTATTCTGCGTCGCCCGTTTAACTATTCCAACGGCGTGCGCAAAAACGGCCAGCTCGACATGGGCCTGCTGTTCATCTGTTACCAGTCTGATCTGGAAAAAGGTTTCATCAGCGTGCAGACCCGCCTCAACGGCGAGCCGCTGGAGGAGTACCTCAAGCCTATTGGCGGCGGTTACTTCTTCACCCTGCCTGGTGTTGTCAGTACTCAGGACTACATAGGTCGTTCGCTGCTTGCCGCTTCCACATCGGCAAAAAGTGCATGA